From the Paenibacillus sp. R14(2021) genome, the window CGATCGGCCGACGTCCGGCGAAGTGAAAATCGGGGGAGCGGATCCGCACCGTTTAACGTACGATCAACTGGCCTTGTTCAGACGTCGGGAGCTTGGCTTCGTCTTTCAAGCCTATAATCTGCTGCAGACACTGACGGTCAAAGAGAACATCCTGCTTCCTCTCGTGCTGGATGGGATCGGCCTTGGCGAAATGAATCGACGGGTGGAGGAGATGGCCGATAAGCTCGGCATTACAGCCATCATGAATAAACGCACCTATGAGATTTCCGGCGGACAGGCGCAGCGAACGGCAATTGCAAGGGCGCTGATTCACAAGCCGAAGCTGGTCTTGGCCGACGAACCGACCGGCAATCTGGATTCACGCGCCGCGCGCGACGTCATGGAGATTTTGGAGAAACGCAGTAAGGAAGACCGGACGACAATGCTGCTCGTGACGCATGATCCAGCCGCGGCCAGCTATTGCAATCGTGTCATCTTTATCAAGGACGGCAAGCTGTACAACGAAATCCACTGCGGAGACAGCCGCGCGGCATTTTACCAGAAAATCATTGATTTGCTGTCCATGATGGGAGGGACAGAGCATGAGTTTTCGCCAGTTCGCTATTCTTAACGTGCTGCGAAATAAGCGCGTCTATCTCGCTTATTTCTTAAGCAGCGCCTTCTCGGTAATGATCTTCTTCACGTATGCGCTGCTGCTGTTCCACCCCGATCTGCAAGGCGAGCTGGTCGCATCTCATGACACACTCAGTCTGCTCGGGACGATGGGAATGAAGGTATCGGAAGTCATTATCTTCGTCTTCTCGTTCTTCTTCCTGCTGTATTCTGTCGGCGCGTTCTTGAAGCTTAGGAAGAAGGAATTCGGCATTCTTATTCTGCTCGGCATGTCGAGGAAGCAGCTGAATCGAATGCTGTTCGTCGAAAATGCTTCGATCGGCTTGGCTGCGGTTGTGTTCGGTATCGGGCTCGGGCTCGTATTCTCCAAGCTGATTCTGTTAGTATGCGCGAAGCTGCTCGCTATCGACCACGGGTTGCGGTTCTATGTGCCCCTGAACGCCATATGGCTCACCTTGGCGGCCTTCGCAATGCTGTTCCTCGTTATTGCATCGCTAACCTCCAAGATGGCGGGGAAAGAGAAGGTGGCAGCGCTTATCCAGTCAGAGGACCGTCCCAAGCCGGAGCCGACCGCTTCGCTGGGGTTGTCCGTGCTTGCTA encodes:
- a CDS encoding ABC transporter ATP-binding protein, yielding MDIVTVRNLGKIYGGAVSYEALSNIDLTIGEGEFVGIMGPSGSGKTTLLNMVSTIDRPTSGEVKIGGADPHRLTYDQLALFRRRELGFVFQAYNLLQTLTVKENILLPLVLDGIGLGEMNRRVEEMADKLGITAIMNKRTYEISGGQAQRTAIARALIHKPKLVLADEPTGNLDSRAARDVMEILEKRSKEDRTTMLLVTHDPAAASYCNRVIFIKDGKLYNEIHCGDSRAAFYQKIIDLLSMMGGTEHEFSPVRYS